The window GCCGGGATCCACCACCAATCGGGACGAAGACACGCCCAAGCTCAGCAGTGTGTCCAGACGCTCCCGCAAAAAAGTTTCCACAGCACTCAAGACATCGCCCGTCATGGGTTCGGTTTGCATGGTCTGTGGGTCACGGTGCATGTGCATCAGGCACACCCCGCAGCCTGGATGGGCGGCCACCACCTGCTCAGCCCCCGGTTGGCGCAAGGCCCATACATCGTTGATGATGTCCACGCCACCATCCAGCACGGCTTGCATCACTTCGGGCTTGTACGTGTCCACTGAGATGGGGACCTGCCAACGCACCACTTCATGCAAAAAAGGCGCCAGCCGGGACAACTCCTGTGCCAGTGGGACCACTTCAGCGCCCGGACGTGTGGACTCGGCACCCACATCCAGAATATCGGCGCCATCATGCAGCAGTTGCTCCGCATGGCGCAATGCAGCAGTGGTGTCAAAGCATTGCCCGCCATCGGAAAAAGAGTCTGGCGTCAGGTTGACGATGCCCATGATTTTGGGCCGAGACAGGTCCAAATCAAAACGTGTGGTTTGCCAACGCAAAGGGGTATGGGGGCGGTGAAGACGAGCGACCATCTGCTGATTTCCATGAAAAACGGGGCCAGAGGGCCCCGTTGATTGAACAGCGCTTGGTAGATCAAGCCGCTGTGGTGGCAGGTTCCGGTTGAACCGAAGGTGTCCCGCCGCCCTGACCGCCACCCGTGGGTGGTGTGCGGGGTGTCCAGTCCTTGGGCGGCAATGGATCACGGCCCGCCATGATGTCG is drawn from Limnohabitans sp. 63ED37-2 and contains these coding sequences:
- the folP gene encoding dihydropteroate synthase — protein: MVARLHRPHTPLRWQTTRFDLDLSRPKIMGIVNLTPDSFSDGGQCFDTTAALRHAEQLLHDGADILDVGAESTRPGAEVVPLAQELSRLAPFLHEVVRWQVPISVDTYKPEVMQAVLDGGVDIINDVWALRQPGAEQVVAAHPGCGVCLMHMHRDPQTMQTEPMTGDVLSAVETFLRERLDTLLSLGVSSSRLVVDPGIGFGKTVAQNFQLLAFQADLLGLGCPVLAGWSRKSALGAVLARDGQGPAPAQRQVASVAAALLALERGASVVRVHDVKATAEAIQIWLAMHQHAGAR